The Carassius auratus strain Wakin chromosome 34, ASM336829v1, whole genome shotgun sequence genomic sequence CAATGATTGGTCTGATGAGAAACTTCATGTATTATTGATTAAAGTGTCTAAAATATGCACTCCAGGTAAGTGCTTTAAAAAGAGAATTCTCAATATGTCGGCCTGATTGTAAAGTATCAAACTTTTGATGCCTAGTAGGACCCTGTATTATGATGATCCCTTTGCATATTGCCCCTTAGTGCCTCCTTGTGGCCCCTCTCTGATTGTAAACCCCTGGCCTGATTTCTCACTTTAAAGCTCAAAATAAGTATTTGagcatgattatttttatttacagagaGAGTTGTATGTACTGAATGAAATATGGGTTTGAATCAAATGAatgttcttttatatatatatatatatatatatatatatatatatatatatatatatatatatatatatatatatatatatatagcgaggAGTGTGTTTGTAGTTATACAGGGAATGGATTCAGTGATTATATTTCATAGCTATTAAGTTTTAAATCAAAATTCTAATAATACAGATATATGATTCCTCAGCCCTGgttttgtatgttcgtttatagttcaaatcttttaaattgtaataatgtaatacataatttaatcaattagaatagtaaataacattttataatgtactaTTGATAAGAGATAGTTAATAGTTACAACATTTCATGGAAATGTAAATTCTGTAGCTGTACACAACGTCTTTACTTGACCCTGGTGAATCGGGAGCAAATATCGCGAGAATCCTCGAGAGTTACCGCAGTGTGTCCTCTGCAGCATCCTCCTCATCACTTTCCTCTCTACCTCCTGCTTCTGCTAGCACGTTCAGCATATCGTGTTTTTGATACACCGAGCTTAAGTATTGTCGCCATGGTTGATGCTACTCTTTCTTTTGCTAAAGACTTTTTGGCCGGCGGTGTCGCAGCGGCTATTTCCAAAACTGCAGTCGCACCGATAGAGAGAGTCAAACTGCTGCTGCAGGTAAGAATAATCATCCTGGCTTCTATTGACGCATTCTGCCATGACgcatgatcatttaaaaaaacccCTTCTTTAGAATTGCATTATTTTGTGGCTATAAAGAGGCGGAATGACCTTGTCCTTCAGAGGCCGTATTTGAGTTGTGTGTCTGCAGCATCCGCAACCTTGGAGAACCTcaaaattacaattgtaattttaataCCGAGTCTCTGTTCTGGGATTCTCTCGAGTAGATCTTTATTTCTAGATTTCAGTGTTCCAAATGTAGGCTACATTACAGTATTTTAAGGCCAAACTGAATTTCTAGCAGATAGTTATGTGGCAGTGGCACATCTTGTCCCCTGCAGTCTGGTCTCATTTTACAGGCCCAGACCTTTTGCATAAGGGCTGATTTCGCCGGTTCCTCTAAAATCAGaagtaaatgatgtcagaacTAAATGCTACCATATAACGTTTGGAatcttcaatatttaaaaaaatgtttttaaaaaagtctcttaaagggatagttcacccaaaaatgtaaattacgtcatcatttctcaccctcatgtcgctccaaacctgtatgagttgctttcttatgttgaacgtAAAAGAAGATAtcttgaagattgctggtaataaaacagttggtggttgccattgactttcatagtaggaaaaaaaaaatactatggaagtcaatgggttgTGTGAGCTATCCCTTTGAGCTTACCAATGATCACTTATTTgataacaaatattataaaaattcaaaataaatgttttctattttaatacaattttaaaaagtatttattcttGTGGTAGCAAGGTTGAATTggtcattactctagtcttcagtgtcacatgatcttgaaTATTTTATTGCAACTGTGATACACTAGGCTACCATtcaaggtttggggtcagtaagatggtatataatacaacttaaattgtaaatctatatatatatatatatatatatatatatatatatatatatatatatataatttaagacaTAATGTGAACGATTAGTAATGTTTATGaaacaactttttatttgttaaagaaTATAGGAAAAATTTATTATGTTTtccataataaatatttcttgaccagtaaatcagcataatagaatgatatctgaaggatcatgtgacactaaaagataaagtaatggctgctaaaaattcagctttaccatcacagaattttttttaaaaagaaagggttttatgttactttaaattgcaataatattaaataaattaaatataaaaaaatatggagccccgcacatggcatgcaggaaaaaattgtAGGCTAAATCGTCCTCAAtatactaaaacgtgcacacgattactattgcgttccctcgattaactatttcgttcactcgatttataaattgtgcataaGATTTACTAATTCGCAATAGTATattgagggaatgcaatagtaaccatgtgcacgttttagtacattgagggagcGAATTAGTAGATCAtgcacacaattaattaatttttttcttgcatgtcatgtgcagggctcggTAAAAAAAAAGGaccaacaaaacacaaaaaatcaaTGTATctaacaatatattatttttcactTTATAGGTACAACATGCCAGTAAGCAGATCAGTGCAGACAAACAGTACAAAGGTATTATCGACTGTATTGTGAGGATTCCTAGGGAGCAAGGCTTTATTTCCTTTTGGCGTGGAAACCTAGCCAATGTAATTCGCTATTTCCCCACCCAAGCCCTCAACTTTGCCTTCAAGGACAAGTACAAACAGATATTCTTGGGTGGCGTTGACAAGCACACGCAGTTCTGGCGATACTTCGCCGGCAACTTGGCCTCTGGTGGAGCGGCAGGAGCCACATCCCTCTGCTTCGTCTACCCTCTGGATTTTGCTCGTACCCGCTTAGGTGCAGATGTTGGCAAAGCTGGCAGCACCAGAGAGTTCACTGGGCTGGCTGACTGCCTGCTCAAAATCTTTAGGTCAGATGGTTTGCGGGGTCTGTACCAGGGCTTCAATGTCTCTGTCCAGGGCATCATTATTTACAGGGCCTCCTACTTCGGAGTCTATGACACTGCTAAAGGTAATGGGTTTGTACCTCAGATGACATGAGTTGCAGGGTTGTGGTGGGACTCTAGAATTATTttgagaatgtttatttatatttcagtttatttcctgaatttgaaatcattttcattttttcaaagtttatatatatatatatatatatatatatatatatatatatatatatatatatatatatatatatatatatatatatatatatatatatatatactagattCTTGGCTTAACAAGCTTAGTTTGAAACTGTTAtcatttatatagtatttattaacattctgaattcgatttttttttcctttttcattttagtttaggttttaattattttatcataagcttttgtcatttgtaatagctttgtttaactttaatttatttttatttcagttttagtattttcttttacttttaactTCAGCCAGTTTCCCatcagtttccttttttttttagcttcagtgAAAGAAAACTATTTATAATAGTTTCAGTTAACGATAATAACActagttttaaaaaagtttaaaatctgAAGTTTGTAGATATTAGTGTTTTGGATAGAGTTGCTTGAAATTTCACctttaaacatttctttattttgtttactgtatatttaattatatttttttggggACCAGAGTGAAAGATCACTTTATATTCAAGAACCTGCATTACCTGTTTTTTCTTTACTGGAATTACTATTTAGCATTCAGAATACGGTTCctcatttcatttcagttcaaGTCAAATTCACACAACCAGTTCTGAATTCTATGTGAAACACATGTGCATTATTTTGTGCGCAGGTATGCTTCCTGACCCTAAGAACACCCACATTGTGGTGAGCTGGATGATTGCACAAACTGTGACAGCAGTGGCTGGCGTGGTGTCCTATCCATTTGACACTGTGCGCCGTCGCATGATGATGCAGTCTGGACGCAAAGGAGGTATACAACACGCATGCTCAAACACATGCACTGTTCTTCATcaagtatgcatttatttcaacTGAGGcctttgtcttttgttttctcAGCGGATATTATGTATACTGGAACCCTTGACTGCTGGAGAAAGATCGCTCGTGATGAGGGTGGAAAAGCGTTCTTCAAAGGGGCTCTGTCTAATGTATTCAGAGGAATGGGGGGTGCTTTCGTGCTCGTGCTTTATGATGAATTCAAGAAGTTTGTTTAAACAATGTACTAAATGTACTAAAAGATGTACTTACAATGTACTCAAAGATAGTAGAATAGCTTTTCCCACACAGCTTTGTCAAGCTTCACCCAAACCCTCCCCACCCTGCACAAATGTGGTCTTGGTTAAATTGTGTTAGATACCAAAAGCAATTAATAATGTTGTTTGTggctatattttatgtttaaaaaatgataaataaccCTTATTTtatccaacaacaacaaaaaaaaagaaagagaaatattaAAGATACAATTATAAAATTGGATATATAAGGAAAGCTGTTATATATTTAtgctgaaaattatttaaaatatatgtgaaCTTATTGATGTTATGTATAATATTTCTTCTTAAATCTGAGCCATCATTTCTTAGCAATACCACAATGCCTCCTCAAGATGGCGTGACACGACAGCGTTTTGTCCTGCATTCGTTCAGTCCCATGTTCTTGTAGTCCTCAAGCTCAGTTTTTCAGTTCTCCTAGCTACAAGGGTATACAATATCACTCTCAAAAAAAACAATAGTGGAGTTCAAACACACAGATTACCGTTCCACACTTTAAATGTTTTCTCAAGTTGGACTTGAAAAACCAACTGAGAAGCTGGTCAGAGACAAATTAAATATGACGCTTTAATTCACAACACATTTGCCCTCTAGTGAAAGAGCCTAGTAAAGTGTTCCAGCAGAGATTGTGTGGAGCCAGAGACATAGCATTCACAGTCAGATCTTATGTGACACGAAAAGTTTATTTCCATGATTTCTCTTTTTGGAAGTCCGCTTAAGTATTTTCCATCTTGGATAGAGAGGGGAGTCATACTTTCATGGTCATTTTCTTGTCAGTCTCAGTGTTTGGTTGCGTCAGGCTGGTCTTCTATCTTGAAGTAGGCCTAGATCCTGCTTTTAGAAGTAGAAATGTGAAGACAGTTAAGGAAGGGCATTGTGAGTTCAGTAATGATCATTGAAACATTATACCTGTTATTTAGCATGTAGATCTTAATCCACACTATATGGAGGGGAAGGCTGTAAGAACATCAAGAATGCTTGTGAATTCAATAAAAGTAGATACCCTATGCTCTCACGTTTTAAGTTTTTCATTATTATGGTGTTAAAACTTTGTGGCGATTTAATGTTtatggacttttttttattaatcattactCTGTACTCTCAAATACTTGATTATGATTGGTTGATTGCAGCATGGTTCTATAGTCATTAATATAACCATACTCCTCAAAGCTTATAACCTGATCAGATTTTTTTTGATCATTTTGGCTGTGTTGAtgcaaacagttaaaaaaaaaatatatatatatatatatatatatatatatatatatatatatatatatatatatatatatatatatatatatattacactagACATAAAAAGATGCacatttaaagacaaaaaaaatcaccATTGATATCCATTAAAAGTGCGTGCTATTTAGAAATGCACATTATTTGTTAATGGGCTGTCGTTCTGCTGGCAAGCCTTTTATCCTCTGTGTAACCTTTGAAATATTGACATATATAACATCTGGCATAGCAAATGCAGACTCATGCCACTGATCTATATTAGAGATCATTATATAGGGTGAATTGCCCTAAAGTGGGACACCTATGGTCTAGTGTTTGTAGCTCCCCCATAAATGCACAAATGCCAGTGAAGCTATGGGTTATTCAAAGCTCAAAATCACATGACCTTTCAGCTGTCTAGTCATATTTGAGGGCAGAGCAATCATTAGATAGGAATCACATTGTGTAAAGGCCATTCAAATGTCAGAGACATAAAGTTTTGACAAACTTGATAGTAAGGtgtagaaattaattttaaacaaaaccGTCTAGCTACTTTTGTTGTCTAATGTGCTTATGTAATGTTTGTCCATCAAAATATAGTGTAACTTTGTAtgtataaactatatatttttaatcaaatttcttAGTGTCCCACTTTAGAAAATGTGGTTTTGAAAAGTGGGACATTATAATTAGCCTAATGTGGGACAGTATGTGATAAGTGACAAGTTAACctctgcaggttttttttttattaatgcagttCTCAAGGTTTGTGCAGGCTGAAGGTTTTTAAAAAAGACTGTTATGATTgcttgtgtttgttgtttagtaagacagaaaaaaagtgtagaatagaaaacaaaagtgaaagtgaagtgacattcagccaagtatggtgacccatactcagaatttgtgctctgcatttaacccatccgaagtgcacacacacagagcagtgaacacacacacacacacacacactgtgagcacacacccggagcagtgggcagccatttatgctgcggcgcccggggagcagttgggggttcgatgccttgctcaagggcacctaagtcgtggtattgaaggtggagagagaactgtacatgcactccccccacctacaattcctgccggctggagacttgaactcacaacctttcgattgggagtcagactctctaaccattaggccacaacttccccaaatgGTCTTAAATGTTGTTAACTGCAGTTCATAGCATGTTCATGAATTTTGAATCAAGGTTGAATCTAGCCCAAAGTTGGTtcaatatgtgttttatttattattaatatatttttgtagttttattaaGTTGCAAGATCTTTATATTTTGCCCTCAAAAAGGCCCAGGCTATGCCTGTTGTTGTTGTATGTGTAAAATGAACCAGAGAACAGACATGAAATTCTGACTTTGCATTTAACTCTTTTCTATCTACATAACAACATAGGCCTATGATAATAGTTGCTTAATGCATTTATCGATTAACGATTTGCACTAAGAGCcctaattcaattaaattaaattcaagtttatttgtactgCGCTTTTCAccatacaaatcgttgcaaagcagctttacagaaaattacatttctacaatatatttagtagctGCTTATCAGTAGTGATTATGTCAGttaatgtacatatggcagaaatgtacggaaaaatcaattaaagacgtaatcaaacagacaatgaacactattaaaagCAATTATTACATGTTGCTATCAAACTTAAAGCAAAAtttgtagttctgtatgttgcTACAGGTTTAGCATcatgaggtcctctgaggggttgttattatctcttctcaggtgttctggatccagactggagcttgtgtaaatcctagttacctacagagaaacaaaatagagacataattagagacataattagcatagctgctgttccaaccaagcaaaATTTATATGTTTGACCCAAGCTTATTTGATCAGATATATCTGCAttccaagattatgagatgcattatttaaatgcttggccaaagagatgagtctttaatctaataaacagagagtgtgtctaaaccccgaacattatcaggaagtctattccaaagtttgggagccaaatgcaaaaaGCTTTAcatcctttagtggactttgctatcctagaaaCTACCAAAAGTTCAGAGTTTTGCGTGgcagaaggctagttaggtacgcagcaGCTAACCCATTGGGGCATTATAGGaaagtaatattttgtaactgatacagaacttaataggtagccagtacTGAATCTGTAGAATTGGggtaatataatattttcttgacctcttAAGGACTCTAGCCGTTGCaatttggactacctgtagcttgtttattgaagatggaggacaaccacctagaagtgcattacaatagacCAGTCTATAGGTCATGAATGCACAAAAtaacttttctgcatcagaaacatgtttcgtagcttgacACTGTTTCTaactaagatggaagaatgcagtctttgtaacatgggaaatatgaatTTCAAAAGACAAGTCGCTGTCCAATATAATACCCAGATTTTTGAATGTAGAGGATGTTCATCcttctagttgcaaattgtaatcaaTGAGATTATGTTTACtggtttttggtccaataagtaatatctctgtctcatctaaatttaataggagaaaattattggtaaaCTAAACTTTTACATTAGAAGTAtaatctggtcttgttgagatatggcttagtatcatcagcataacagtggaaactaatc encodes the following:
- the slc25a6 gene encoding ADP/ATP translocase 3, with protein sequence MVDATLSFAKDFLAGGVAAAISKTAVAPIERVKLLLQVQHASKQISADKQYKGIIDCIVRIPREQGFISFWRGNLANVIRYFPTQALNFAFKDKYKQIFLGGVDKHTQFWRYFAGNLASGGAAGATSLCFVYPLDFARTRLGADVGKAGSTREFTGLADCLLKIFRSDGLRGLYQGFNVSVQGIIIYRASYFGVYDTAKGMLPDPKNTHIVVSWMIAQTVTAVAGVVSYPFDTVRRRMMMQSGRKGADIMYTGTLDCWRKIARDEGGKAFFKGALSNVFRGMGGAFVLVLYDEFKKFV